The following coding sequences lie in one Sorghum bicolor cultivar BTx623 chromosome 6, Sorghum_bicolor_NCBIv3, whole genome shotgun sequence genomic window:
- the LOC8070255 gene encoding uncharacterized protein LOC8070255: MEGAVGQMVVPVLGIVAAAAVTFYTVSFMEMRDKSFEELDEKYSELDESGGRQRRSRRRAERDRKRAK, encoded by the exons ATGGAAGGTGCAGTCGGCCAAATGGTCGTCCCGGTCCTCGGCATCGTTGCCGCGGCCGCCGTGACCTTCTACACCGTCAGCTTCATGGAGATGCGAGAC AAATCTTTCGAGGAGCTCGACGAGAAGTACTCGGAGCTCGACGAGTCAGGCGGACGGCAGCGCCGGTCTCGCCGGAGGGCCGAGCGCGACAGGAAGAGAGCGAAATGA